In Palaemon carinicauda isolate YSFRI2023 chromosome 1, ASM3689809v2, whole genome shotgun sequence, the genomic stretch tctttatttgcactattaaattcgaaggtatgtttggttcgatatattgcgtgcaagatgatattacgggtgaacgagaattctgctgggtcgcgtgtattatttctttattagtgagacaagttattggttcttcaacgtacgttacggttacatttgtcgtctcctttttatccaaaactgactttaaagtattagaagacttatagaatttccctttgatatacacgccgtgctttgcaggagctaagacaatgttttgatttcccatagatgggtatcctataattacagctggatacatattaatgtttttcacaacaacaaatgtatcggcaaacgtgcgattaccgactctgaactgaatatgagttatgcctatgacgtttaattcattatttcctatacctgaaagtctaattcctgatttttcaatcggaaagttcgaaaacaacaaatgatgcgtcttcaaatccataatattacgtggactaccagagtcaaaaaataacgtaaaggatttgtgttctaaatttacagcatataaggttggccgtaactcattttggcttattattgtatgaattcgttgcaaatctacgggtgcatgcactgttttacttaattcggccgtgtgtttcataggaaaatctattgtctcacaattatctgataaaacattaaattgattattcaatactattgatgttgacataaatgaccttgccccaacatcactctcttcccctctagagttaactatgtggtatttgctttgctctgcacattctgaaaattaggctgactttgcgaggtctggtttgacggcccaggctcagcgatatttgaagaagtgtttgtttgtttcggactctgaactgcattgacattttgttgtttcttcttattgttaaaatgaggatttttctttttatttccatatggaactgactgtggaattgactgtgtatttctaggatattgttgtgtcttacgcgcgtaacattgactataagaatgtgatcctgtgttgtgaactgaacaaaatttcgttctacagtctgcgcttatgtgaccttgacgtttgcagttgtaacacgtcactcccgctactggattattaattacgttcactgtttgtggttttgtttcattcttagcaaaaacttgagttaacacgggatcgagatctggacacttggacatgtgcttctttatctgtttatagacatccaattccgtacttgcaggcattaacttcttatcaaagcaccgcactaaagcttcaggcaacataagtgtcatgcaagttaaatacattaatcgtaaaaaatctttcacggagatattatcgttagtaacccaagtggaattacctaaaatgtcctgatattcgttaagcctatcagctatgagagctgctctctcaacaacattaagccgattcatagtggcttgattaagtgtatttcgtaacgttaacactacatccaaagcttcctcacccccatagatcgcgcgtaacctaactttgaaatcatcccaagtaactgcttcctgaaatgaaacacctcttaaatacgcactcgcatcccccttagaaaaatctataaaacttttagcttcttgtaattgtacaaaaggatctacgatttgtttggcatttaaatgggcatcaacggatgaaatccatgactccacattttgtggcaagaacccgttgacacggccttgaaaaggaaggattgctgacctggcatttacaagcgtcacaattggaggaggattagcctggcctacaccactaggtccaggggtagggctgacaggaggagccatgactgctgtattctttttttttttctatctctttgacccctttcaatcctatcaaaatatctttatgagtacagacgcccactgcgtaaacgcatatgtataataaaattcccccaacaatgttactaatcccaatacatttccccccaagagtttatgaaagaaaaaggaattagcacaaagaaagaaaaattctaaatgagaattcggagtttcttataacaaagtttaggaattcactcaccccagtaataattgactaacgacttgtgataactacacttcactgcacaaactgaaatgaatacaaaatctctgtacttagcttatatatgaagtcgagtcgtctctctctctctctctcttgatgttttgttagcgatgtctcgttctagtttcttgtagaatgtaggtcttcctggatatgttttgcaatagttgaatgccagtccttgggtttcctaggatgttgattgaagattctatttgtataataacatatgttggtgttagcattttcgttggacttagtcaaaattgtagattcttgtagatagttttattttgaagtcttgaagatcattctctggtttcacagcttttatgttgaagtcttgaagatatatctctggttttacagctatttattttgaagtcttgaagatatttctctaattcttagagtttaaccgctgtctttgagtttaatcgctgccaccatttattggtgtgctactgtcttaagcacacatttgagtatgagttattttcagatgtatttaaatggtttattgaacacatcttagtggtttttaagttttattgtgaataacaactgagttaaacatctccatcactggaggaagctgtgttggtccacatgaccaattctggtgaagttttgatatgaactgaacaaattactgatatcccaaatatcgtacacttgctttaatttggctaagtgacggaatcggaagacacctgcatccggtgacgtcacaaactttcacacgaagagacaatgtgttgacactaagaaagaatgacaacttagcatcttacatcctgtttacaatttgagttgaccatagcaaatctcacggccagctcttccaaccaacatgacatattacgtcatttgttttaaacatgtaatattactattctaatcattacatatatatatatatatatatatacacatatatttatatatatatatatatatatacagtatatactgtatatatatccatatataatatatatataaatatatatatatatatatatatatctatatatacgtatatacagtatatatatatatatatatacacagtatatactgtatatatatccatatataatatatatatatatccatatataatatatatatatatatatatatacatatgtacatatatataaacatatatatatatatatatatatacagtgtatacatatatatatatatatatatatttataaatatatatatatatatgtatatatatatataaatatatatacagtatatatacagtatatatacatatatatatatatatatatatacatatatatgtatacatatacatatatatatatatatatataaatatatatatacatatatttatatatatacatatatatatatatatatatgtatatacaatatatatatatatatatatatatttacctatatacatatacatatatacattttatattatgtataaatgtatatatacctatatatatacctatatatatatatatatatatatgtatgtatgcatacatatatacattttatattatgtatatatatatatatatatacagagaatatatatacatatatacacacacgcatatatatatatatatatacatatatatacacagtatatactgtatatatccatatatatatatataatatatatatatatatatatgtatatatatgtatataaatatatatatatatatatatacatatataaacatatatatatatatatatatataactatagatatgtatatttataaatatatatatatatatatatagagtatatatatatatatatgtatatatatataccctatacatgtatatatatatatatatataccctatacatatatatatatatatatatgtatatatatatacagtactgtatatatatatatatatatgtgtgtatatatatatatatatatatacatatagagagagagagagtatatatatatatatatatactgtatacatacatatatatatatatatatatacatatatatacacagtatatactgtatatatccatatatataatatatatatatatatatatatgtaaataaatatatatatatatatatatacatatataaacacacatatatatatatatatatatagatagatatgtatatatatatatatatataccctatacatgtatatatatatatatataccctatacatatatatatatatatatatataaatatatatatatacagtactgtatatatatatatatatatgtgtgtgtatatatatatacatatatatatatatatatatatgtatatatataaatatatatatatatatatatagagagagagagagagagagagagtatatatatatatatatatatactgtatacatatatatatatatatatatactgtatacatatatatacatacatatatacagtgtatacttatatatatatatatatatatataattataaatatatatatatatatatatatgtattatatatatatatatatatatataaatatatagagtatatatatatatatatatataagtatatataatatatacatatatatatatatatatatatgtgtgtatatatatatatatatatatacatatatatagatatatatagagtatatatatatatatatatactgtatatatatatatatatatatttatatatactgtatatatatatatatatatatatacatatatatatgtatatatatacatatatatatgtatatatatatatatatatataccctatacatgtatatatatatatatatatacagtactatatatatattatatatatacacatatatatatatatatatttatatatacatatataaatatatatatatatatatatataaatatatatatatagagagagagtatatatatatatatatatactgtatacatacatatatatatatatataaaagtactgtatgtatatatatagatatatatatatatatatactgtatatatatatatatatatatacatatatatatatatatatacagtatatatactgcatatatatatatatatactgtacatatatatatatatgtatatatatacagtatatatatatatatatatatatgtatatatatatgtatatatatatacagtatatatatatatatatatacatatatatatatatatatatgtgtgtgtgtgtatatatatatatatatatatattcatatatatacatatatacatatatatacacatatatatatatatatatatacatatatatatatatatatgtatatatatatatatatatgtatatatatatatatatatatgtatatcgatacacAAACGTGCAAAAacacatacatgtacatttatttatgatatatagatACTGGGGGAATATTATACTTAATGATAGCGAGAAGTAGAAGTAAAAGTAATTTTACATGATTATAATGAATAACTTTTGAAAATACTGCATTCACATTGATAACTTCTGCTATGTCCCACTGAGGCCTAATAATTATCAGACATTCAAATGTacctaaaaaaattaattaatttttcttctttttcatttctttctgcATAGGCTAATGACATAGCCTTGATTGAACTTCCAGAGAATTTCAATTTTTCAGACTCTACAATTCAATCAATATCTATAGCAGAGGAAACTGACATTCCTTTTGGTGGTAAAGCCATTGCTACTGGGTGGGGAAGATTTTATACAAGTAAGTGTTTTTGAACAAATTATTCCCCTTTCTTCTTCGTTATTGTCTCCCcttacgcttattgacacaaaaggcctcggttagattttcccagtcgtTTCTACTTTTAGTTTTTAAATgagtacttccccattcatcacatCTTAATTAaggcttcatagttctcagacatgtaggcctgggtctttcaactcctctggtaccttgtggagcccagttaaaagtttggtgaactaatctcgctagGGGagttgaagagcatgcccaaaccatgcccATCTACCCATCTTTTACCCGTTCAGacaatttctcttatattttacgTCATTGAATATTTTCTCAAACATAGGTATTACAGACTACTTTCCAGATTTAATCAAACCAAGTTTGTTTACTCTCTTTATGTAAAATCTCCATTGaataagttttatatatttcaCGGCCACGATTAAATTAAATAACACCTCACCTCTTTTTCCATGTATTGCTTTCATCTCGGTAATATAACCTTTCTTCTCCAGACGGAAGTTCCCCTTTCATATTACAAGAAGTCGCAGTGGATATGATTAATAACACCCTGTGTGAAGTATTAGTCATCTTGCCACCGGAGGGAGAGAAGGCAGTCAGTGCTTTTACTCCGTATAAAGGCCCATGCTCTGTATGTATGAAGAAAGTTTTGTTGCAGATCAATGAACTTGACCAACACATTAAAACAAGAgcataatttctatgataaattaagaTAAATCAGCTTAAAAAGGAGAGTTAAATATTTCCTTTGAAACAGTGTAAAGTCTAATCATTTCATAGTAAGAAGGATGAACGTTAATGAAGACTAACAttcaa encodes the following:
- the LOC137641384 gene encoding chymotrypsin-C-like, encoding MKALLLNMLGKEGWVSIDHLNPSCLMPDDLPTANDIALIELPENFNFSDSTIQSISIAEETDIPFGGKAIATGWGRFYTSITDYFPDLIKPNGSSPFILQEVAVDMINNTLCEVLVILPPEGEKAVSAFTPYKGPCSYSVLNFQGDRGSPLTAKLCNDRWVVFGISSHVSRSGCANATIPSVFTRVPPYRPWIDEKTGPASC